A segment of the Elusimicrobiota bacterium genome:
CGTTAGTATTAAAAATAAAACCCGAGAAATGCCCCACTGAAGGATAATTCATAATATCATATGCCCTTTTAAAAACTACATCTTTCTTAGGAGCAAAATCAATTTTATACGGTGTCAGGGGATCTTTAATAAACGCGCAGTAGTTTAGGGCTAGAAATACATATTTGTTACTTATGTGCTTTAAAATTAGTTCTACACACCCATCCAAATAAACATCATCATCACAAAGTATCGAACAATATTCACCTTGGGCGTATTCAAAGCACTTCAGTTGATTTCCACTATAACCTAAGTTAGTTGGATTTTTACAATATCTAACGTTTTTATTTTTTTGGACATATTCTTCTACAACTTCATTCGTATTATCTTCTGAATCATTATCGATAACAACAACTTCGACATTATTTTTATTTTTTATCTGTGGCACCAAAAAGGCAAGATTTTCTTTTAAATATTTCGCACGGTTATAGGTTGGGATACAAATAGAAAGTTTAATCATAAATCAAAATTTGCTTTTAATTTCTTTTTTATTTTCTTTAATCCTCTAGCACTATTATATAAAATCAACAACATCCAGCGTGGGAATATCATGAATGGAAACATATAAATATAAAATAGAGGATATTTTTTATACAGTTTAAATATCCATCTTTCATATTCCTTAGTATACTGTGGATCATTTTGACAACGCATTGGTATTATAAATCGATACAATCCTTTTATAAACCACTGAACAATATATCTTTCAGTCTTAGTGGAAATTAGACTCTTCTTTTGCAGACTTTGATAAAATCGAGCAGAATCAACAATAATAATAAGAACGGGATTATAATCTACTTCCATTGGGTTTCTAACAGCCACACAAACCTTACCAATATATACGAAGGGACCTGGCTCAGATAAAATTAAATGATTTGCAATAACAACAAATGCGTAACCACGCCCATAGTCTTGTTCAGTGTATTCCTTGACCATTTCTACATACTTTTGTATCGACACTCTATGAAATATAGAAGCTGTAAAATGACTAATTCTATGATCCAAAACCATTTTTTCCCCCGATGAATATATCGTATCATTCTTATCATCATTTCTTTCTAATACACTCCACCAATTTTCACCATCAGTAAAACCCGCATGATTTAAATAAATAAATTTAGGATTACATTTTTCAATAGTTTGCATAACTTTATTGACAGTCCCATTAATTATAACATCGTCGTCTGAACAAAGCCAAATGTAATCACCCTTACCGTAATTCATTGCTAATAATGTGTTCTTATCTAACCCAATATTTTGTTCATTACAGTAATAATGTATAAAAGGATATTGGCTTGCATATTCACCTACGATCCTTTTAGTATCATCGGTTGAAGCATTATCTGATATGATTACCTCTATGGCATTATTCGCAATTTGACTTACAATCGATTCTAAAATTTTTCTTAGATAGGAACTTCTGTTATAAGTAGGAATGCATATGGATAATTTAATCATCGTGCCTCTTCAGTAAATACGAAAATTTAACGTATTAATTGATATTCCTTTTTCTTTTTGCTTAATATCATAAAAGAAAATGGCATACCAATAAATAAGAGAATCAACGTATAAGAAATAGCCATAATATCAGCATTAAAATATTTTGAACACAACGAATTACTTATAGAAATTAGAACCGCAAGTATTATAGATAAGATCATCATAGGTTCCTTTTTGTGTGCT
Coding sequences within it:
- a CDS encoding glycosyltransferase family 2 protein, whose protein sequence is MIKLSICIPTYNRAKYLKENLAFLVPQIKNKNNVEVVVIDNDSEDNTNEVVEEYVQKNKNVRYCKNPTNLGYSGNQLKCFEYAQGEYCSILCDDDVYLDGCVELILKHISNKYVFLALNYCAFIKDPLTPYKIDFAPKKDVVFKRAYDIMNYPSVGHFSGFIFNTN
- a CDS encoding glycosyltransferase family 2 protein, which encodes MIKLSICIPTYNRSSYLRKILESIVSQIANNAIEVIISDNASTDDTKRIVGEYASQYPFIHYYCNEQNIGLDKNTLLAMNYGKGDYIWLCSDDDVIINGTVNKVMQTIEKCNPKFIYLNHAGFTDGENWWSVLERNDDKNDTIYSSGEKMVLDHRISHFTASIFHRVSIQKYVEMVKEYTEQDYGRGYAFVVIANHLILSEPGPFVYIGKVCVAVRNPMEVDYNPVLIIIVDSARFYQSLQKKSLISTKTERYIVQWFIKGLYRFIIPMRCQNDPQYTKEYERWIFKLYKKYPLFYIYMFPFMIFPRWMLLILYNSARGLKKIKKKLKANFDL